In the Anguilla anguilla isolate fAngAng1 chromosome 7, fAngAng1.pri, whole genome shotgun sequence genome, one interval contains:
- the LOC118231625 gene encoding interferon-induced very large GTPase 1-like isoform X1 produces MDCPQCCRECGQNDKFCSECGYKLCYANTPLTGSNRHTHSKRRSHTDNRLLGCCRAFICCQCTAQDEEERSVLESETQQRDTTPAEHITPGTPAPESEYQEETTDNRSSLGPEPAPEDPSLCLAQSQPSSADPDKSDAKSALVGTDDMDGTLREDTKYTVCTAQEEEEDEEEEEEKEEAEDSKESVSVSKGETVSKVSHAMPSPRRTSGASLPGGDLADHPHTVLRSSKPISIMAQLGGHVVAPQFEGCYVMGDFTVNINKGPDVKDCDQQQGHPISKSHTHSDNHTHCGDHTHSQSQGQSDTGLPKAETEETLKEQKEKAKSQTSLLKSENQQTDTTPAEHITPGTPAPEPSAPGRVEATDAQSRSVTLCWERPVSMKGVSPEIHITYGCEGEEPRSQICAPNTTTAVLTDLRPGMKYTFNLTAVLPNSICSRTSSTRTSLDELVCDLGLEHHLKNKLTLSKVLEIDGETLSDESIQSLKSLPWCFLRRLMMVNVTARSVRCTSKQDMTSQNLDSLLKTLCNPQGHSNRVNPLDLITAVFLCSDGFLQQEMVLKMSMCQFSVPLLLPKCDTQQYTLMLWAMRDVVKKYKPHSLEDPSGFLEENIVLSELPLVSFVRLGNSSLSKSQILNQLLSNPQQYHDTFVHKNMECGDTPRRISNGLVEISWYLPSGNRSIDIFSEPLAIANLRGDLRDFETQYAFLCHNSAAVFVFCDDYKFLDSQHLKDHWFLIINSQSKSFNKDDFSRCVSELELKPSNIIIKGPQMNDTEFIKTLRLGISGILKGNVLKMSIEQMSDVAHELAIQVDEDYDSCQNGKQKADAITERIFDIPSFKEKELPLQGTAWKQLAKLEKEECRMKNAGKKNIEVYRNELAEQKQQLRAQQRAHRISESMSRFISAMSGSTEERKYFLKWMRINLDNLTHRSLPLLRAEYKEQCQNSSENKELIGELDRKISSSSLGTEHFLREMGQLYELACSLPEGPTPEIQGLPRLTAELLQEGFPLELVDGDASNIPLQWVTQVLKELNQLTQYDCKIRVVTVLGVQSTGKSTLLNTMFGVQFAISSGRCTRGAFMLLIRVKEDFKMQLGCDYIMVIDTEGLKSPELAQLDDSYEHDNELATLVVVLSDMTVINIAMENCTEMKDILQIVVHAFLRMKEVGRKPCCQFVHQNVPDVSAHENNLRDRKLLLEQLNDMTQAAAKMEKRGNNKTFTDVMEYDPERNNWYIPGLWHGIPPMAPVNVGYSEAVNLFKRSVTETFQQHKSGKSTPYTFSEFLEWTKSLWEAVKYENFIFSFRNSLVADAYAQLCTEFNTWEWAFRKRMYSWLSQAETKVSNFGTIATQIQPSSDVNDLMSSLIHEASVELDKGEKLILDKLTEFCDRPQGQVHLVEKYKQEFINAAKAIRKETEHSVKNKLDATVEIRQGMFRLEKIKKNHTAVMEQKVLDLIENCRKSKDLSDQELETEFEMMWNETANELQFCGLEKRDIVLDIWHQLRVNLEMKGSSVREMLLKVGDLSECGMEPFKLESKGLFKKMWTTIFGDEQKIKTQQITDHIIMCSRQFVAEKVGTRSDYHNTYMIGLFHIIDEILDRNTDLETSADFEVGLKIHICGHAAREFQKMHLDFIHANDPRHCLEQFKQQYRTDFKDLFHKRDQCQKKAEEFTYNCLAPAVKEYITKSLGPDLVDEMLTGEKTKDFSTQSFFQFSILKQLLSDDNFENFENYISNYDTFVQDWIFEQMVKQFSEGDGLRTIEIKHMKVMVKRLKKAIKNAERKVNERVTGRGVEDQYIQQFIQDFYSDLQELAIPKDPLTVVLVLNTAKPVDFSRCLEVLVAEMEQSITAEFQRGGDVRARLTSLPFQPQKELFNRVFGCGRQCPFCMTPCEAGGKNHTEHFSSIHRPQGICGHTCYDSSELSIDICSMSVACEERFSSSETEGKCHPYKDYQSIYPDWRIQPDTSIQASDYWKYVFNRFNKQFAKVYEAKPANIPFHWKLITKDQARESLKESFQMKTGD; encoded by the exons ATGGATTGCCCCCAGTGCTGCAGGGAATGTGGGCAGAATGACAAGTTCTGCAGTGAATGTGGCTACAAACTGTGCTATGCTAACACACCTCTCACAG GTTCTAACCGACACACCCACTCAAAGAGGCGGAGCCACACTGACAATCGTCTTCTGGGGTGTTGCCGTGCTTTCATTTGCTGCCAGTGCACAGCACAAGATGAGGAAGAG AGAAGTGTGTTGGAATCTGAGACCCAGCAGAGAGACACAACACCTGCTGAGCACATCACACCTGGCACACCTGCCCCAG agtcTGAGTATCAGGAGGAGACCACAGACAACAGATCCAGCCTGGGCCCAGAACCAGCACCAGAGGACCCATCCTTATGTCTGGCCCAGTCCCAGCCCTCCTCTGCAGACCCAGATAAGTCAGACGCAAAGAGTGCTTTAGTGGGTACTGATGACATGGATGGGACTTTGAGAGAAGACACCAAATATACTGTGTGTACtgcacaggaggaggaggaggatgaagaggaggaggaggagaaggag gaAGCTGAAGACTCAAaggagagtgtgagtgtatctAAAGGCGAGACCGTCAGTAAAG TCTCCCACGCCATGCCCTCACCAAGAAGAACATCTGGAGCTTCCCTCCCGG GAGGGGACCTCGCTGATCACCCACACACAGTTCTGAGATCCTCAAAACCTATCTCCATTATGGCTCAGCTCGGAGGCCATGTGGTGGCGCCTCAGTTTGAGGGATGTTATGTTATGGGtgattttactgtaaatataaacaaaggCCCTGATGTCAAAG ACTGTGACCAACAGCAAGGGCACCCAATCAGCAagagccacacccactctgacAACCACACCCACTGTGGTGACCACACCCACTCGCAGAGCCAGGGCCAGTCTGACACTGGCCTTCCCAAGGCTGAGACAGAG GAAACTTTGAAAGAGCAGAAAGAAAAGGCCAAATCACAGACGAGTCTGTTGAAATCAGAGAACCAGCAGACAGACACAACACCTGCTGAGCACATCACACCTGGCACACCTGCCCCAG AGCCATCTGCCCCTGGGAGGGTGGAAGCCACTGATGCGCAGAGCAggtcagtgactctgtgctgggAAAGACCGGTCAGCATGAAGGGAGTTTCTCCTGAGATCCACATCACCTACGGCTGTGAGGGAGAAGAGCCCagatcacagatatgtgcacccaacaccaccacagCTGTCCTTACTGATCTGAGACCTGGGATGAAATATACTTTCAACCTCACTGCAGTCCTTCCAAACAGCATCTGCAGCAGGACCAGCTCAACAA GAACTAGTCTGGATGAGCTGGTGTGTGACTTGGGACTGGAACACCACCTGAAGAACAAGCTGACTCTGAGCAAGGTGCTGGAGATTGATGGAGAGACTTTAAGTGATGAAAGCATCCAGTCTCTGAAATCTCTGCCGTGGTGTTTCCTGAGGAGGTTGATGATGGTGAATGTGACTGCTAGGAGTGTGAGGTGCACCTCAAAACAGGACATGACTTCCCAGAATCTGGACAGCTTACTGAAAACCCTGTGCAATCCACAGGGCCACAGCAACAGAGTCAACCCCCTGGACCTCATAactgctgtgtttctctgctcaGATGGCTTCCTCCAGCAGGAGATGGTTTTGAAAATGTCCATGTGCCAGTTCTCTGTGCCTCTGCTGCTTCCTAAATGTGACACACAGCAGTACACTTTAATGCTCTGGGCCATGAGGGATGTTGTGAAAAAGTACAAGCCGCACTCTTTGGAGGACCCAAGTGGGTTTCTAGAGGAGAACATTGTTCTCTCTGAGCTCCCCCTGGTCTCTTTTGTGAGGCTGGGAAACAGCAGCTTGTCCAAGTCTCAGATCCTGAACCAGCTTCTCAGCAACCCTCAGCAGTACCACGACACCTTTGTTCACAAAAACATGGAGTGCGGTGACACCCCCAGGAGGATTTCCAATGGGCTGGTGGAGATCAGCTGGTATCTGCCCAGTGGGAACAGAAGCATTGACATCTTCTCTGAGCCACTGGCTATAGCTAACCTCCGTGGGGACCTCAGGGACTTTGAAACTCAGTACGCTTTCCTTTGTCACAACTCTGctgctgtatttgtgttttgtgatgaTTACAAATTTCTGGACTCCCAGCACCTGAAAGATCATTGGTTCTTGATCATCAATTCACAGAGCAAGAgcttcaataaagatgatttcagCAGATGTGTTTCTGAGTTAGAGCTAAAGCCCAGTAACATCATCATAAAGGGTCCGCAGATGAATGATACAGAATTCATCAAAACCCTGCGTTTGGGTATCAGTGGAATTTTAAAGGGAAACGTGCTCAAAATGAGCATTGAACAGATGTCTGATGTTGCCCATGAGCTTGCGATCCAGGTTGATGAAGATTATGACTCCTGTCAGAATGGTAAGCAGAAGGCTGATGCAATCACAGAAAGGATTTTTGACATACCAAGCTTCAAGGAGAAAGAGCTGCCCTTGCAAGGGACTGCATGGAAACAGCTGGCCAAACTGGAGAAGGAAGAGTGCAGGATGAAAAATGCTGGGAAGAAAAACATAGAAGTTTACAGGAATGAGCTTGCAgaacagaagcagcagctcagagcacagcagaggGCTCACAGAATCTCAGAGTCTATGTCCCGTTTCATCTCTGCAATGTCTGGTTCCACAGAGGAGCGCAAGTATTTCCTCAAGTGGATGAGGATCAACCTGGACAACCTGACACACAGAAGCCTTCCACTCCTTCGGGCGGAGTACAAGGAACAGTGTCAGAATTCCTCAGAAAACAAGGAGCTCATTGGAGAGTTGGACAGGAAGATCTCTAGTTCATCCTTGGGGACAGAGCACTTCTTGCGGGAAATGGGTCAGCTGTACGAGTTGGCCTGCTCACTCCCTGAAGGCCCCACCCCTGAGATTCAGGGCCTGCCACGTCTGACTGCCGAGCTGCTGCAGGAAGGCTTTCCTCTGGAGCTGGTGGATGGAGATGCATCCAACATTCCTCTGCAGTGGGTGACTCAGGTTCTGAAGGAACTCAATCAACTAACACAGTATGACTGTAAGATCCGGGTGGTGACTGTACTGGGGGTGCAGAGCACTGGGAAGTCCACCCTCCTGAACACCATGTTCGGGGTCCAGTTTGCCATCAGTAGTGGCAGGTGCACGAGAGGGGCCTTCATGCTCCTCATCAGAGTGAAAGAGGACTTTAAAATGCAGCTTGGGTGTGATTACATCATGGTTATTGACACTGAAGGGTTGAAGTCACCAGAGTTGGCCCAGCTGGATGACAGTTATGAGCATGATAATGAACTGGCCACTCTGGTGGTGGTGCTGAGTGACATGACAGTCATCAACATCGCCATGGAGAACTGCACAGAGATGAAGGACATCCTGCAGATTGTGGTGCACGCCTTCCTGCGCATGAAAGAAGTTGGGAGAAAACCCTGCTGTCAGTTTGTGCACCAGAATGTCCCAGATGTCTCTGCCCATGAAAATAACCTGAGAGACAGGAAGCTTCTGCTGGAGCAACTGAATGATATGACCCAAGCAGCAGCTAAGATGGAAAAAAGgggaaacaacaaaacatttactgATGTCATGGAGTACGATCCAGAGAGAAACAACTGGTACATCCCTGGGCTCTGGCATGGCATCCCTCCCATGGCACCGGTGAATGTTGGCTACAGTGAGGCTGTAAATCTGTTCAAAAGGAGTGTGACTGAGACGTTTCAGCAACACAAATCTGGAAAGAGCACACCATACACATTCAGTGAGTTCCTTGAATGGACCAAGAGTTTGTGGGAGGCAGTGAAATATGAGAACTTCATCTTTAGTTTCCGAAACAGCCTTGTGGCTGATGCTTATGCTCAGCTTTGCACTGAGTTCAACACATGGGAGTGGGCCTTCAGGAAGAGAATGTACTCTTGGTTAAGCCAAGCTGAGACAAAGGTGTCAAACTTTGGCACAATAGCAACACAGATTCAGCCATCCTCCGATGTAAATGACTTGATGAGCAGCCTTATACATGAGGCCTCTGTAGAACTGGATAAAGGCGAAAAGCTTATTTTGGACAAACTCACTGAATTCTGTGATAGACCACAGGGACAGGTTCACTTGGTAGAGAAGTACAAGCAGGAATTCATCAACGCAGCCAAAGCCATCCGGAAGGAGACAGAGCACTCTGTTAAAAACAAGCTAGATGCCACGGTGGAGATTAGACAGGGTATGTTCAGGTTAgagaaaatcaagaaaaatcaTACAGCTGTAATGGAGCAGAAGGTGCTGGACCTGATTGAGAACTGCAGGAAAAGTAAAGATCTGTCAGATCAAGAGCTGGAGACTGAATTTGAGATGATGTGGAATGAGACTGCGAATGAACTGCAGTTCTGTGGCCTGGAAAAACGAGATATTGTCCTAGATATCTGGCACCAGCTGAGGGTTAACTTAGAGATGAAAGGCAGCTCAGTACGTGAAATGCTGTTGAAAGTTGGCGACTTGTCTGAATGTGGAATGGAGCCATTCAAATTGGAGAGTAAAGGATTGTTTAAAAAGATGTGGACCACAATTTTTGGAGATGAGCAGaagataaaaacacaacagataACTGATCACATCATCATGTGCAGCAGGCAGTTTGTAGCTGAAAAGGTGGGAACAAGGTCTGATTACCATAACACGTATATGATTGGCTTGTTTCATATAATAGATGAAATCctggacaggaacacagatCTGGAAACAAGTGCTGACTTTGAGGTCGGGTTGAAGATCCACATCTGTGGACATGCAGCACGGGAgtttcaaaaaatgcatttggattTTATCCATGCAAATGATCCCCGTCACTGTCTGGAGCAGTTCAAGCAACAGTACCGCACTGACTTTAAGGACCTGTTCCATAAAAGAGACCAGTGTcagaagaaagcagaggagtTCACCTACAACTGTCTTGCACCTGCAGTGAAGGAATACATCACCAAGTCTCTGGGCCCTGACCTTGTGGATGAAATGTTGACAGGAGAGAAAACCAAGGATTTCAGCACTCAATCCTTCTTCCAGTTCTCAATCCTCAAGCAGCTGCTTTCAGATGATAACTTTGAGAACTTTGAGAATTACATAAGTAATTATGACACCTTTGTGCAGGACTGGATATTCGAGCAGATGGTTAAGCAGTTCTCAGAGGGAGATGGTCTCAGAACCATTGAGATTAAGCACATGAAGGTGATGGTTAAACGATTGAAGAAAGCCATTAAGAATGCAGAGAGGAAAGTCAATGAAAGAGTGACAGGAAGGGGTGTGGAGGACCAATACATTCAGCAGTTCATTCAGGATTTCTATAGTGACCTACAGGAGCTTGCCATCCCCAAAGACCCCCTCACAGTGGTCCTGGTTTTAAACACTGCCAAGCCAGTAGACTTTTCCCGGTGTCTGGAAGTGCTTGTGGCTGAAATGGAGCAGTCCATTACTGCAGAGTTTCAGAGGGGTGGGGATGTGAGGGCCAGGCTGACCTCACTGCCCTTTCAGCCACAGAAGGAGCTGTTTAACAGGGTGTTTGGCTGTGGGAGGCAGTGTCCCTTCTGCATGACCCCATGTGAAGCAGGCGGCAAGAACCACACAGAGCACTTTTCTTCCATTCACCGTCCTCAGGGGATCTGTGGACACACATGTTATGATTCTTCTGAATTATCGATTGATATCTGCTCCATGAGTGTTGCCTGTGAGGAACGATTTAGTTCGAGTGAAACAGAGGGGAAATGTCATCCATACAAGGACTATCAGAGCATTTACCCTGACTGGCGCATCCAGCCTGACACCAGCATCCAGGCCTCAGACTACTGGAAGTACGTCTTCAACAGGTTTAACAAGCAGTTTGCCAAGGTGTATGAAGCTAAACCAGCTAACATTCCCTTCCATTGGAAACTAATAACCAAAGACCAAGCCAGGGAAAGCTTGAAGGAATCCTTCCAGATGAAAACAGGAGATTAA
- the LOC118231625 gene encoding up-regulator of cell proliferation-like isoform X2, translated as MKGVSPEIHITYGCEGEEPRSQICAPNTTTAVLTDLRPGMKYTFNLTAVLPNSICSRTSSTRTSLDELVCDLGLEHHLKNKLTLSKVLEIDGETLSDESIQSLKSLPWCFLRRLMMVNVTARSVRCTSKQDMTSQNLDSLLKTLCNPQGHSNRVNPLDLITAVFLCSDGFLQQEMVLKMSMCQFSVPLLLPKCDTQQYTLMLWAMRDVVKKYKPHSLEDPSGFLEENIVLSELPLVSFVRLGNSSLSKSQILNQLLSNPQQYHDTFVHKNMECGDTPRRISNGLVEISWYLPSGNRSIDIFSEPLAIANLRGDLRDFETQYAFLCHNSAAVFVFCDDYKFLDSQHLKDHWFLIINSQSKSFNKDDFSRCVSELELKPSNIIIKGPQMNDTEFIKTLRLGISGILKGNVLKMSIEQMSDVAHELAIQVDEDYDSCQNGKQKADAITERIFDIPSFKEKELPLQGTAWKQLAKLEKEECRMKNAGKKNIEVYRNELAEQKQQLRAQQRAHRISESMSRFISAMSGSTEERKYFLKWMRINLDNLTHRSLPLLRAEYKEQCQNSSENKELIGELDRKISSSSLGTEHFLREMGQLYELACSLPEGPTPEIQGLPRLTAELLQEGFPLELVDGDASNIPLQWVTQVLKELNQLTQYDCKIRVVTVLGVQSTGKSTLLNTMFGVQFAISSGRCTRGAFMLLIRVKEDFKMQLGCDYIMVIDTEGLKSPELAQLDDSYEHDNELATLVVVLSDMTVINIAMENCTEMKDILQIVVHAFLRMKEVGRKPCCQFVHQNVPDVSAHENNLRDRKLLLEQLNDMTQAAAKMEKRGNNKTFTDVMEYDPERNNWYIPGLWHGIPPMAPVNVGYSEAVNLFKRSVTETFQQHKSGKSTPYTFSEFLEWTKSLWEAVKYENFIFSFRNSLVADAYAQLCTEFNTWEWAFRKRMYSWLSQAETKVSNFGTIATQIQPSSDVNDLMSSLIHEASVELDKGEKLILDKLTEFCDRPQGQVHLVEKYKQEFINAAKAIRKETEHSVKNKLDATVEIRQGMFRLEKIKKNHTAVMEQKVLDLIENCRKSKDLSDQELETEFEMMWNETANELQFCGLEKRDIVLDIWHQLRVNLEMKGSSVREMLLKVGDLSECGMEPFKLESKGLFKKMWTTIFGDEQKIKTQQITDHIIMCSRQFVAEKVGTRSDYHNTYMIGLFHIIDEILDRNTDLETSADFEVGLKIHICGHAAREFQKMHLDFIHANDPRHCLEQFKQQYRTDFKDLFHKRDQCQKKAEEFTYNCLAPAVKEYITKSLGPDLVDEMLTGEKTKDFSTQSFFQFSILKQLLSDDNFENFENYISNYDTFVQDWIFEQMVKQFSEGDGLRTIEIKHMKVMVKRLKKAIKNAERKVNERVTGRGVEDQYIQQFIQDFYSDLQELAIPKDPLTVVLVLNTAKPVDFSRCLEVLVAEMEQSITAEFQRGGDVRARLTSLPFQPQKELFNRVFGCGRQCPFCMTPCEAGGKNHTEHFSSIHRPQGICGHTCYDSSELSIDICSMSVACEERFSSSETEGKCHPYKDYQSIYPDWRIQPDTSIQASDYWKYVFNRFNKQFAKVYEAKPANIPFHWKLITKDQARESLKESFQMKTGD; from the exons ATGAAGGGAGTTTCTCCTGAGATCCACATCACCTACGGCTGTGAGGGAGAAGAGCCCagatcacagatatgtgcacccaacaccaccacagCTGTCCTTACTGATCTGAGACCTGGGATGAAATATACTTTCAACCTCACTGCAGTCCTTCCAAACAGCATCTGCAGCAGGACCAGCTCAACAA GAACTAGTCTGGATGAGCTGGTGTGTGACTTGGGACTGGAACACCACCTGAAGAACAAGCTGACTCTGAGCAAGGTGCTGGAGATTGATGGAGAGACTTTAAGTGATGAAAGCATCCAGTCTCTGAAATCTCTGCCGTGGTGTTTCCTGAGGAGGTTGATGATGGTGAATGTGACTGCTAGGAGTGTGAGGTGCACCTCAAAACAGGACATGACTTCCCAGAATCTGGACAGCTTACTGAAAACCCTGTGCAATCCACAGGGCCACAGCAACAGAGTCAACCCCCTGGACCTCATAactgctgtgtttctctgctcaGATGGCTTCCTCCAGCAGGAGATGGTTTTGAAAATGTCCATGTGCCAGTTCTCTGTGCCTCTGCTGCTTCCTAAATGTGACACACAGCAGTACACTTTAATGCTCTGGGCCATGAGGGATGTTGTGAAAAAGTACAAGCCGCACTCTTTGGAGGACCCAAGTGGGTTTCTAGAGGAGAACATTGTTCTCTCTGAGCTCCCCCTGGTCTCTTTTGTGAGGCTGGGAAACAGCAGCTTGTCCAAGTCTCAGATCCTGAACCAGCTTCTCAGCAACCCTCAGCAGTACCACGACACCTTTGTTCACAAAAACATGGAGTGCGGTGACACCCCCAGGAGGATTTCCAATGGGCTGGTGGAGATCAGCTGGTATCTGCCCAGTGGGAACAGAAGCATTGACATCTTCTCTGAGCCACTGGCTATAGCTAACCTCCGTGGGGACCTCAGGGACTTTGAAACTCAGTACGCTTTCCTTTGTCACAACTCTGctgctgtatttgtgttttgtgatgaTTACAAATTTCTGGACTCCCAGCACCTGAAAGATCATTGGTTCTTGATCATCAATTCACAGAGCAAGAgcttcaataaagatgatttcagCAGATGTGTTTCTGAGTTAGAGCTAAAGCCCAGTAACATCATCATAAAGGGTCCGCAGATGAATGATACAGAATTCATCAAAACCCTGCGTTTGGGTATCAGTGGAATTTTAAAGGGAAACGTGCTCAAAATGAGCATTGAACAGATGTCTGATGTTGCCCATGAGCTTGCGATCCAGGTTGATGAAGATTATGACTCCTGTCAGAATGGTAAGCAGAAGGCTGATGCAATCACAGAAAGGATTTTTGACATACCAAGCTTCAAGGAGAAAGAGCTGCCCTTGCAAGGGACTGCATGGAAACAGCTGGCCAAACTGGAGAAGGAAGAGTGCAGGATGAAAAATGCTGGGAAGAAAAACATAGAAGTTTACAGGAATGAGCTTGCAgaacagaagcagcagctcagagcacagcagaggGCTCACAGAATCTCAGAGTCTATGTCCCGTTTCATCTCTGCAATGTCTGGTTCCACAGAGGAGCGCAAGTATTTCCTCAAGTGGATGAGGATCAACCTGGACAACCTGACACACAGAAGCCTTCCACTCCTTCGGGCGGAGTACAAGGAACAGTGTCAGAATTCCTCAGAAAACAAGGAGCTCATTGGAGAGTTGGACAGGAAGATCTCTAGTTCATCCTTGGGGACAGAGCACTTCTTGCGGGAAATGGGTCAGCTGTACGAGTTGGCCTGCTCACTCCCTGAAGGCCCCACCCCTGAGATTCAGGGCCTGCCACGTCTGACTGCCGAGCTGCTGCAGGAAGGCTTTCCTCTGGAGCTGGTGGATGGAGATGCATCCAACATTCCTCTGCAGTGGGTGACTCAGGTTCTGAAGGAACTCAATCAACTAACACAGTATGACTGTAAGATCCGGGTGGTGACTGTACTGGGGGTGCAGAGCACTGGGAAGTCCACCCTCCTGAACACCATGTTCGGGGTCCAGTTTGCCATCAGTAGTGGCAGGTGCACGAGAGGGGCCTTCATGCTCCTCATCAGAGTGAAAGAGGACTTTAAAATGCAGCTTGGGTGTGATTACATCATGGTTATTGACACTGAAGGGTTGAAGTCACCAGAGTTGGCCCAGCTGGATGACAGTTATGAGCATGATAATGAACTGGCCACTCTGGTGGTGGTGCTGAGTGACATGACAGTCATCAACATCGCCATGGAGAACTGCACAGAGATGAAGGACATCCTGCAGATTGTGGTGCACGCCTTCCTGCGCATGAAAGAAGTTGGGAGAAAACCCTGCTGTCAGTTTGTGCACCAGAATGTCCCAGATGTCTCTGCCCATGAAAATAACCTGAGAGACAGGAAGCTTCTGCTGGAGCAACTGAATGATATGACCCAAGCAGCAGCTAAGATGGAAAAAAGgggaaacaacaaaacatttactgATGTCATGGAGTACGATCCAGAGAGAAACAACTGGTACATCCCTGGGCTCTGGCATGGCATCCCTCCCATGGCACCGGTGAATGTTGGCTACAGTGAGGCTGTAAATCTGTTCAAAAGGAGTGTGACTGAGACGTTTCAGCAACACAAATCTGGAAAGAGCACACCATACACATTCAGTGAGTTCCTTGAATGGACCAAGAGTTTGTGGGAGGCAGTGAAATATGAGAACTTCATCTTTAGTTTCCGAAACAGCCTTGTGGCTGATGCTTATGCTCAGCTTTGCACTGAGTTCAACACATGGGAGTGGGCCTTCAGGAAGAGAATGTACTCTTGGTTAAGCCAAGCTGAGACAAAGGTGTCAAACTTTGGCACAATAGCAACACAGATTCAGCCATCCTCCGATGTAAATGACTTGATGAGCAGCCTTATACATGAGGCCTCTGTAGAACTGGATAAAGGCGAAAAGCTTATTTTGGACAAACTCACTGAATTCTGTGATAGACCACAGGGACAGGTTCACTTGGTAGAGAAGTACAAGCAGGAATTCATCAACGCAGCCAAAGCCATCCGGAAGGAGACAGAGCACTCTGTTAAAAACAAGCTAGATGCCACGGTGGAGATTAGACAGGGTATGTTCAGGTTAgagaaaatcaagaaaaatcaTACAGCTGTAATGGAGCAGAAGGTGCTGGACCTGATTGAGAACTGCAGGAAAAGTAAAGATCTGTCAGATCAAGAGCTGGAGACTGAATTTGAGATGATGTGGAATGAGACTGCGAATGAACTGCAGTTCTGTGGCCTGGAAAAACGAGATATTGTCCTAGATATCTGGCACCAGCTGAGGGTTAACTTAGAGATGAAAGGCAGCTCAGTACGTGAAATGCTGTTGAAAGTTGGCGACTTGTCTGAATGTGGAATGGAGCCATTCAAATTGGAGAGTAAAGGATTGTTTAAAAAGATGTGGACCACAATTTTTGGAGATGAGCAGaagataaaaacacaacagataACTGATCACATCATCATGTGCAGCAGGCAGTTTGTAGCTGAAAAGGTGGGAACAAGGTCTGATTACCATAACACGTATATGATTGGCTTGTTTCATATAATAGATGAAATCctggacaggaacacagatCTGGAAACAAGTGCTGACTTTGAGGTCGGGTTGAAGATCCACATCTGTGGACATGCAGCACGGGAgtttcaaaaaatgcatttggattTTATCCATGCAAATGATCCCCGTCACTGTCTGGAGCAGTTCAAGCAACAGTACCGCACTGACTTTAAGGACCTGTTCCATAAAAGAGACCAGTGTcagaagaaagcagaggagtTCACCTACAACTGTCTTGCACCTGCAGTGAAGGAATACATCACCAAGTCTCTGGGCCCTGACCTTGTGGATGAAATGTTGACAGGAGAGAAAACCAAGGATTTCAGCACTCAATCCTTCTTCCAGTTCTCAATCCTCAAGCAGCTGCTTTCAGATGATAACTTTGAGAACTTTGAGAATTACATAAGTAATTATGACACCTTTGTGCAGGACTGGATATTCGAGCAGATGGTTAAGCAGTTCTCAGAGGGAGATGGTCTCAGAACCATTGAGATTAAGCACATGAAGGTGATGGTTAAACGATTGAAGAAAGCCATTAAGAATGCAGAGAGGAAAGTCAATGAAAGAGTGACAGGAAGGGGTGTGGAGGACCAATACATTCAGCAGTTCATTCAGGATTTCTATAGTGACCTACAGGAGCTTGCCATCCCCAAAGACCCCCTCACAGTGGTCCTGGTTTTAAACACTGCCAAGCCAGTAGACTTTTCCCGGTGTCTGGAAGTGCTTGTGGCTGAAATGGAGCAGTCCATTACTGCAGAGTTTCAGAGGGGTGGGGATGTGAGGGCCAGGCTGACCTCACTGCCCTTTCAGCCACAGAAGGAGCTGTTTAACAGGGTGTTTGGCTGTGGGAGGCAGTGTCCCTTCTGCATGACCCCATGTGAAGCAGGCGGCAAGAACCACACAGAGCACTTTTCTTCCATTCACCGTCCTCAGGGGATCTGTGGACACACATGTTATGATTCTTCTGAATTATCGATTGATATCTGCTCCATGAGTGTTGCCTGTGAGGAACGATTTAGTTCGAGTGAAACAGAGGGGAAATGTCATCCATACAAGGACTATCAGAGCATTTACCCTGACTGGCGCATCCAGCCTGACACCAGCATCCAGGCCTCAGACTACTGGAAGTACGTCTTCAACAGGTTTAACAAGCAGTTTGCCAAGGTGTATGAAGCTAAACCAGCTAACATTCCCTTCCATTGGAAACTAATAACCAAAGACCAAGCCAGGGAAAGCTTGAAGGAATCCTTCCAGATGAAAACAGGAGATTAA